In Edaphobacter paludis, a single window of DNA contains:
- a CDS encoding enolase C-terminal domain-like protein → MTQDAKLTKGSVSVYTVPTDAPEADGTFSWDSTTMVLVRLEAGGKRALGYTYADSSTAKLVETLLHQVVLGQDAFAHGAILQAMWRAVRNLGGTGVAMMAISAIDNALWDLRARLLDVPLVSLLGRVRDSIPVYGSGGFTSYTDEQLTAQFGGWAQQGFTMMKMKVGTNAARDPHRVTTARRAIGEASKLFVDANGAYTVAQAIQLAKVFGEEAVTWFEEPVSSDNLTGLNQVRMHVPAGMDVAAGEYGYTAWYFRQMLDAQAVTVLQADATRCGGISGFLDVAALCWAHNVPLSSHCGPSMHLHVCCAVPRAIHMEFFHDHARIERMFFDGFCEPVSGSMSPDLSRAGMGMELKERDAAAYLI, encoded by the coding sequence ATGACGCAGGATGCGAAGCTAACGAAAGGTAGTGTGTCTGTCTACACCGTTCCAACGGATGCTCCCGAGGCGGATGGGACATTTTCGTGGGACAGTACAACGATGGTGCTGGTACGTCTGGAAGCAGGCGGCAAGCGTGCTCTTGGGTATACCTACGCAGATAGCTCGACCGCCAAGCTTGTCGAAACTCTGCTGCATCAGGTTGTGCTGGGGCAGGATGCTTTTGCTCACGGTGCCATTCTGCAGGCCATGTGGAGAGCGGTCCGCAATCTTGGAGGCACGGGTGTGGCGATGATGGCTATCTCTGCCATCGATAATGCGCTGTGGGATTTGAGGGCGCGGCTTCTGGATGTTCCTCTCGTAAGCCTCCTAGGAAGGGTACGCGATTCGATTCCTGTGTATGGCAGCGGCGGTTTTACCTCGTACACGGACGAGCAGCTCACCGCGCAATTTGGAGGATGGGCGCAGCAGGGCTTCACGATGATGAAGATGAAGGTGGGCACGAATGCCGCGCGTGATCCGCATCGCGTCACTACGGCGCGGCGCGCTATCGGCGAGGCGTCAAAGCTTTTTGTCGACGCCAACGGAGCTTACACGGTCGCACAGGCGATTCAACTTGCGAAGGTCTTCGGTGAAGAGGCGGTCACGTGGTTTGAAGAGCCGGTAAGCTCCGACAATCTCACTGGTCTCAATCAAGTGCGCATGCATGTGCCTGCGGGGATGGACGTGGCTGCGGGCGAATATGGCTATACCGCGTGGTACTTCCGCCAGATGCTCGACGCTCAGGCTGTCACCGTTTTACAGGCGGATGCGACGCGCTGCGGAGGCATCAGCGGCTTTCTGGACGTGGCTGCTCTCTGTTGGGCGCATAATGTTCCACTCTCTTCTCATTGCGGGCCGAGCATGCATCTTCATGTCTGCTGCGCTGTGCCTCGGGCAATTCACATGGAGTTTTTTCATGACCATGCCCGTATCGAACGAATGTTTTTCGATGGCTTCTGCGAGCCGGTTTCGGGAAGCATGTCTCCCGATCTCAGCCGGGCGGGCATGGGTATGGAGCTAAAGGAAAGAGACGCTGCGGCTTATCTGATTTAG
- a CDS encoding DNA topoisomerase IB, whose translation MTRRKQILEIVTDPAESAKAAGLRYVSDAKPGIQRKRAGKGFRYIDSDGKPVRDKETLARIKSLVIPPAWTGVWICPNPKGHLQVTGRDAKGRKQSRYHPRWREVRDETKYERMILFGTALPGIRERVEQDLAMPGLPRPKILATIVRLMETTLIRVGNEEYARQNKSYGLTTMRNKHVEVDGGTVTFSFQGKSGVKHTIDITDRRIARIVERCQDIPGYELFQYVDRDGTYHSVDSADVNEYLREISSQEFTAKDFRTWAGSVLACAALREVAGFDSETEAKRNVAQAIKQVAARLGNTPSVCRKCYVHPAVLECYMNGVMEAVKRVQEQEVDAEEALRAEEARLLKLLQQRVALAVA comes from the coding sequence TTGACCCGACGGAAACAGATTTTAGAGATTGTCACCGATCCTGCCGAGTCGGCGAAGGCTGCGGGGTTGCGCTATGTCTCTGATGCGAAGCCGGGGATTCAGCGTAAGCGAGCAGGCAAGGGATTCCGCTATATCGATAGCGATGGCAAACCGGTGCGCGACAAGGAGACGCTGGCTCGGATCAAGTCGCTGGTGATTCCACCGGCGTGGACGGGGGTGTGGATCTGTCCTAATCCGAAGGGACATCTGCAGGTCACGGGACGGGATGCGAAGGGAAGGAAGCAGAGCCGGTATCATCCGCGATGGCGCGAGGTGCGTGATGAGACCAAGTATGAGCGGATGATCTTGTTCGGCACGGCGTTGCCGGGGATTCGAGAACGGGTGGAGCAGGACCTGGCGATGCCCGGGCTGCCACGGCCAAAGATACTGGCCACGATTGTGCGTCTGATGGAGACGACGCTGATCCGCGTGGGCAATGAAGAGTATGCGCGGCAGAACAAGTCGTACGGGCTGACGACGATGCGGAACAAGCATGTTGAGGTGGATGGTGGGACGGTGACGTTTAGCTTTCAGGGCAAGAGCGGCGTAAAACATACGATCGATATCACAGACCGTCGGATTGCGCGGATCGTGGAGCGATGTCAGGACATTCCGGGGTATGAGTTATTTCAATACGTCGATAGAGATGGGACGTACCACTCGGTGGATTCGGCGGACGTGAATGAATATCTGCGCGAGATCTCGAGTCAGGAGTTTACTGCGAAGGACTTTCGGACGTGGGCGGGATCGGTGCTGGCGTGCGCTGCGCTGCGGGAGGTTGCCGGTTTCGATTCGGAGACGGAAGCGAAGAGAAATGTGGCGCAGGCGATCAAGCAGGTCGCGGCCCGGCTGGGGAACACACCATCTGTCTGCCGGAAGTGCTATGTGCATCCTGCGGTGCTGGAGTGCTATATGAACGGGGTCATGGAGGCGGTGAAGCGCGTGCAGGAGCAAGAGGTGGATGCGGAAGAGGCTCTGCGGGCGGAGGAGGCGAGACTGTTGAAGCTGCTTCAGCAGCGGGTTGCGCTTGCCGTGGCTTAG
- a CDS encoding AsmA family protein, with product MQETDPTHAQSDTESPRHGHPRRFLFLGLALVALLLLAIVPPLISVNRFQRRIATSISQSLGRPVHLDRVTLNLLPLPGFTLDNLVVEEDPAFGSEPIIRANSVRATLRIRSLWTKRVEFSTISFTDPSVNLVHLANGKWNLESILLQASHIEAAPTAQKKAGPAPRFPYIEATGARLNIKLDQEKMPLSFTDAEFALWLPKPEQWHLRLKANPVRTDTSLSGSGTIQVEGTLGRAASLRQVPIDLQGQWRDAPLGGATRLLFGRDAGWRGDMTLSAHVQGTVGQSSVETKFIANDARRADFIPKRPLNIEVECLGTATNLFHSFDQVRCSWPPSGSSGTQVLMLSGSLPDVRKPTSATVDVAIPGIPADTLLDWLHVVNERVPADVSMGGTLTGNISYHPGASVPAWDGAMFITSAKLMGARAGSASLVTGDVAFHSLTQPAIKAHSRTRNPAPPTAGSTFVLAPTDLALGGKEPAVLEGRFDATGYTLHLSGMASSARLLALGTALPEFGDGLAKVLPVDHTNVAVPVDLTATRSWGGVQVWAATSAHPAVRRSRRTRRP from the coding sequence ATGCAGGAAACGGATCCAACTCACGCGCAAAGCGACACAGAGTCGCCCCGCCACGGCCACCCACGCCGCTTTCTCTTTCTTGGGCTGGCTCTTGTGGCGCTGCTCCTGCTGGCGATTGTCCCGCCGCTGATCAGCGTCAATCGCTTTCAGCGCCGTATTGCCACCAGCATCAGCCAGAGTCTTGGTCGTCCCGTCCATTTGGATCGCGTCACCCTGAATCTGCTGCCGCTGCCCGGGTTCACCTTGGACAATCTGGTCGTCGAGGAAGACCCGGCCTTTGGCTCCGAACCGATCATTCGCGCCAACTCCGTGCGGGCGACGCTTCGTATCCGCTCGCTGTGGACCAAGCGGGTCGAATTCTCGACGATCAGCTTCACCGACCCCAGTGTCAATCTGGTGCATCTTGCCAATGGCAAGTGGAACCTTGAAAGCATTCTGCTGCAAGCTTCCCACATCGAAGCGGCTCCGACCGCACAGAAAAAAGCGGGACCGGCACCCCGTTTTCCCTACATCGAAGCGACCGGCGCGCGGTTGAATATCAAGCTGGATCAGGAAAAGATGCCCCTTTCCTTTACCGACGCTGAATTCGCACTCTGGCTGCCGAAGCCGGAGCAATGGCATCTTCGACTCAAGGCCAATCCTGTCCGCACCGATACCAGCCTCTCTGGTTCCGGCACCATTCAGGTCGAAGGAACGCTCGGGCGTGCCGCATCCCTCCGCCAGGTCCCGATCGACCTTCAGGGGCAATGGCGCGACGCTCCCCTCGGCGGCGCTACTCGTCTGCTGTTTGGTCGTGACGCCGGTTGGCGCGGAGACATGACGCTGTCGGCACACGTTCAGGGAACCGTAGGTCAAAGTTCGGTAGAGACGAAGTTCATTGCCAATGACGCCCGCCGCGCCGACTTTATTCCGAAGCGTCCCTTGAATATTGAAGTGGAGTGCCTAGGCACCGCTACGAATTTATTCCACTCGTTCGACCAGGTTCGTTGCAGTTGGCCGCCTTCCGGCTCCTCCGGAACCCAGGTGCTGATGCTCTCAGGATCTCTTCCCGACGTTCGCAAGCCCACTTCTGCGACCGTCGATGTAGCCATTCCCGGCATCCCGGCCGATACGCTTCTGGATTGGCTGCATGTGGTCAACGAGCGGGTTCCTGCGGATGTATCCATGGGCGGAACGCTGACCGGCAATATTTCTTATCATCCCGGTGCGTCCGTTCCTGCGTGGGATGGAGCGATGTTTATCACCTCTGCCAAGTTGATGGGAGCGCGAGCAGGATCTGCATCGCTGGTTACCGGCGATGTCGCCTTTCATTCCTTGACCCAGCCAGCAATAAAAGCGCATTCGCGCACCAGGAACCCCGCACCGCCAACAGCCGGAAGCACCTTTGTTCTGGCGCCGACGGACTTGGCTCTTGGCGGCAAAGAACCGGCAGTGCTGGAAGGTCGCTTCGACGCAACTGGATATACACTCCATCTCTCCGGTATGGCGTCATCTGCGCGCCTGCTCGCGCTTGGAACGGCCTTACCCGAGTTTGGAGACGGGCTGGCAAAAGTGTTGCCGGTCGACCACACAAACGTTGCCGTTCCTGTGGATCTGACCGCCACTCGCTCATGGGGCGGAGTGCAGGTGTGGGCAGCGACGTCGGCTCATCCCGCTGTCCGTCGTTCGCGGCGGACGAGACGGCCTTAA
- a CDS encoding RNA polymerase sigma factor: protein MQLGSISLSAAATAQAHSENIAIAQGLKKQDPELLDQLIEIYQHRLMRYLLFLTGKREVAEDLFQETWMRVLLRGAQYNGKARFDTWLFTIARNLVIDLSRKRTMASLDEMSEGRDDDRPFEIAMAGPSPLDQFQERENCAEVGEVLMKLDANYREVLALRFYEELSLEEIASVTRAPLSTVKSRLYRGLAALKPEMERLRALRPLGEAAL from the coding sequence GTGCAACTTGGTTCCATTTCGTTGTCGGCTGCTGCGACCGCTCAAGCCCATAGCGAGAATATTGCTATTGCGCAGGGGCTGAAGAAGCAGGACCCGGAGCTGCTCGATCAACTGATCGAGATCTATCAGCATCGACTGATGCGCTATCTGCTGTTTCTTACGGGTAAGCGTGAAGTTGCTGAGGACCTGTTTCAGGAGACCTGGATGCGCGTCCTTTTGCGGGGAGCGCAGTATAACGGGAAGGCGCGATTCGATACGTGGCTGTTTACCATTGCGCGTAACCTGGTGATCGATCTCTCTCGCAAGCGCACGATGGCAAGCCTCGATGAGATGAGCGAGGGAAGAGACGACGACCGGCCGTTTGAGATCGCTATGGCGGGTCCTTCTCCGCTCGACCAGTTTCAGGAGCGGGAGAACTGCGCCGAAGTGGGTGAGGTGCTGATGAAGCTCGATGCGAATTATCGCGAGGTTTTGGCGCTGCGGTTTTACGAGGAACTCTCTCTCGAAGAGATCGCCAGTGTGACCCGTGCGCCCCTGTCGACGGTGAAGTCGCGACTTTATCGCGGGCTGGCGGCGCTGAAGCCGGAGATGGAGCGGCTACGCGCATTGCGTCCTCTAGGGGAGGCGGCGCTATGA
- a CDS encoding M1 family aminopeptidase — MSVLTQNRLCLLALTLSLAPLSSVAQVKPSATAPHEKVLFSSDKPPAQPATKAAKSIDTVSDTERSSLTFTAYDLDVHLIPAKSQMSVRAKLTVRNSGTEPLTDLAFQLSSTLNWDSFAMRSGDRILPLRFAQHLIDTDTDHTGQAKEAIVTLPEPLAPNATIELTTFYSGEIEQSAKRLERIGAPAAQATAADWDKIAPDSTALRGFGDVLWYPVASAPALLGDGAKLFQLVGKTRLDQSNATIHLRLAVEYIGNPPDAAFFCGQRKPLVAINENIDAASAANQPGLATADFPNRPLGFRSASLFVTSGAASTTDGNLIAAVTDHYDTLPSYAAAAVKVQPLLKEWLGPTPLTTLNIIDHNGQPFEDDSLLVAPMRAIDPDALASPLLHSLTHAWFRSSHVWLDEGVPQFMSLLWVEHSQGRDAALQQLQQQVNTLALAEPVLSENADLTLEGQSLIRASDEIYYRTKAAAVLLMLRSIVGNDVLKQALQNYRQSGQDEDPKQFQRVLEQASHKDLNWFFNDWVYHDHGLPDLTITNVTPRQLPAQGLKAASWLVAIEVRNNGDAAAEVPVTVRSGTLTTTERLRIMGRSSASTRIVFESTPEEVIVNDGSVPEIGSSTHTKQIVMH, encoded by the coding sequence ATGTCCGTTCTTACGCAAAACCGCCTTTGCCTGCTCGCACTCACTCTCTCTCTGGCTCCGCTGTCTTCCGTCGCTCAGGTCAAGCCATCTGCAACCGCGCCCCACGAGAAGGTTCTCTTTAGCAGCGACAAGCCTCCCGCTCAGCCCGCAACAAAGGCCGCCAAATCCATCGACACCGTCAGCGACACCGAACGCAGTTCGCTCACCTTCACCGCCTACGATCTCGACGTCCATCTGATTCCCGCCAAATCGCAGATGTCGGTGCGAGCGAAGCTAACCGTGCGAAACTCGGGAACCGAACCGCTGACCGATCTCGCCTTCCAGTTGTCCTCCACGCTGAACTGGGACAGCTTCGCCATGCGCAGCGGCGACCGCATCCTGCCGCTCCGCTTCGCGCAGCACCTCATCGACACCGACACGGATCACACAGGTCAGGCAAAAGAAGCCATCGTAACTCTGCCAGAGCCGCTGGCTCCCAACGCGACGATAGAACTGACGACGTTCTACTCCGGCGAGATCGAGCAGTCAGCAAAGCGGCTCGAGCGGATCGGAGCGCCAGCCGCTCAGGCCACCGCAGCCGATTGGGACAAGATCGCCCCTGACAGCACCGCACTTCGCGGCTTCGGAGACGTTCTGTGGTATCCCGTCGCGTCCGCTCCCGCTCTGCTCGGCGACGGTGCCAAGCTCTTCCAACTCGTAGGCAAAACCAGACTGGATCAATCGAACGCAACCATCCACCTGCGCCTCGCAGTCGAGTACATCGGCAACCCGCCCGATGCAGCCTTCTTCTGCGGCCAGCGCAAGCCGCTGGTTGCCATCAATGAGAACATCGATGCCGCCTCGGCGGCCAATCAGCCCGGTCTGGCAACGGCAGACTTCCCCAACCGTCCGCTGGGCTTCCGCTCAGCCAGCCTCTTCGTCACCAGCGGAGCCGCCAGCACAACCGACGGCAACCTGATCGCCGCCGTAACTGACCATTACGACACACTGCCCAGCTACGCCGCGGCCGCGGTCAAGGTACAGCCGCTCCTGAAGGAGTGGCTCGGCCCCACACCTCTGACCACGCTCAACATCATCGACCACAACGGCCAGCCCTTTGAAGACGACTCGCTTCTCGTCGCTCCGATGCGCGCCATCGATCCCGACGCCCTTGCCTCACCGCTGCTCCACTCGCTGACACACGCATGGTTCCGATCCTCCCACGTATGGCTCGACGAAGGCGTACCCCAGTTCATGTCGCTGTTATGGGTCGAGCATAGCCAAGGCCGCGATGCTGCGCTCCAGCAACTCCAACAACAAGTCAACACGCTGGCCCTGGCCGAGCCAGTATTATCCGAGAACGCCGACCTGACGCTCGAAGGACAGAGCCTGATCCGCGCAAGCGATGAGATCTACTACCGAACCAAGGCGGCAGCAGTATTGCTGATGTTGCGATCAATCGTTGGCAACGATGTGCTCAAACAGGCATTGCAGAACTATCGTCAGAGCGGCCAGGATGAAGACCCAAAGCAGTTTCAACGAGTCCTGGAGCAGGCGTCTCACAAAGATCTCAACTGGTTCTTCAACGACTGGGTTTATCACGACCACGGTCTACCTGATCTAACCATCACCAATGTGACGCCGCGTCAGCTACCGGCGCAAGGGCTGAAGGCGGCGAGCTGGCTGGTTGCCATCGAAGTACGCAACAATGGCGACGCAGCCGCCGAGGTTCCAGTCACGGTCCGTTCCGGCACGCTGACCACAACCGAACGGCTCCGCATCATGGGAAGGTCGAGCGCATCGACCCGCATCGTATTCGAAAGCACCCCCGAGGAAGTGATCGTCAACGATGGCAGCGTTCCAGAGATTGGCTCGAGCACCCATACCAAGCAGATTGTGATGCATTGA
- a CDS encoding zinc ribbon domain-containing protein: MPWSQKPERTQEATTDEDQLNLIPAWSVILAIVVFIAIQYLFQGVMPHHRHEMLPMRILMGYSWGTALATYVLLIGYVSRDVKRRNMSAGLWMLVVIVMPGGIGAVVYFLLRQPILSRCPHCSTEITSGIHYCPQCQFQVAPVCGRCFRSVQITDVYCTQCGHDLAEDQAPARLRVYSD, from the coding sequence ATGCCCTGGAGTCAGAAACCGGAGAGAACGCAGGAGGCGACGACGGACGAAGATCAACTCAATTTGATTCCCGCGTGGTCGGTGATCCTGGCGATTGTTGTGTTCATCGCGATTCAGTACCTGTTCCAAGGAGTCATGCCCCATCATCGTCACGAGATGCTTCCCATGCGGATTTTGATGGGCTACTCGTGGGGGACGGCGCTTGCTACCTATGTGTTGCTGATTGGGTATGTCAGCCGCGATGTGAAGCGCCGCAATATGTCGGCCGGGTTGTGGATGCTGGTTGTGATCGTAATGCCGGGCGGGATTGGGGCGGTGGTTTACTTCCTGCTGCGGCAGCCGATTCTTTCGCGTTGCCCTCATTGCAGTACAGAGATTACGTCGGGTATCCACTATTGTCCGCAGTGCCAGTTTCAGGTGGCTCCGGTTTGCGGACGGTGCTTTCGTAGCGTGCAGATCACGGATGTTTACTGCACGCAGTGCGGGCATGATCTTGCCGAGGACCAGGCGCCGGCGCGGCTTCGAGTGTATAGCGACTAG
- a CDS encoding LytTR family DNA-binding domain-containing protein produces MPLTALIIDDEPLARQELQYLLERGGGVEVLAQGTNGIEAVDLIRTHKPDVVFLDVQMPGLDGFGVLKKLLDRKVPLPQVVFATAFNQYAVRAFEVNAVDYLLKPFDQKRVMQTIEKAAARLAAPAESASDAKLDALLRLMEEQAQGGKAQSGKVIVRAQSRLLLVNQKEICFASIEEGTITVVTPTVEGHSNCRTLEELMDQLDPETFWRAHRSFVVNIQHIREVVPWFKSSYQLRMDDPKKTEIPVSRAQTKRLRELFNL; encoded by the coding sequence ATGCCATTGACCGCGCTCATCATCGATGACGAACCGCTGGCGCGACAGGAGCTTCAGTATCTGCTGGAGCGGGGCGGCGGAGTCGAGGTCCTTGCACAGGGGACGAATGGGATCGAGGCGGTGGACCTGATCCGGACGCATAAGCCTGATGTTGTGTTTCTCGACGTGCAGATGCCGGGGCTGGACGGATTTGGCGTGCTGAAGAAGCTGCTGGACCGCAAGGTGCCGCTGCCCCAGGTGGTGTTCGCCACGGCGTTCAATCAATATGCGGTACGGGCGTTTGAGGTGAATGCGGTGGACTATCTGCTGAAGCCTTTCGATCAGAAGCGGGTGATGCAAACGATTGAGAAGGCGGCGGCGCGGCTGGCGGCTCCTGCGGAGTCGGCCAGCGATGCCAAGCTGGATGCGCTGCTGCGGCTGATGGAAGAGCAGGCGCAGGGGGGGAAGGCACAATCGGGCAAGGTGATTGTGCGGGCGCAGAGCAGGCTGCTGCTGGTGAACCAGAAGGAGATTTGTTTTGCCTCGATCGAAGAGGGAACGATTACGGTGGTGACCCCTACGGTGGAAGGCCACTCGAACTGCCGGACGCTGGAGGAGTTGATGGACCAACTCGATCCGGAGACGTTCTGGCGGGCGCACCGCTCGTTTGTGGTGAACATTCAGCACATCCGCGAGGTGGTGCCGTGGTTTAAATCGAGCTATCAGCTTCGTATGGATGATCCGAAGAAGACGGAGATTCCGGTGAGCCGGGCACAGACGAAACGGCTGCGGGAGTTGTTCAATTTGTAG
- a CDS encoding BON domain-containing protein, with the protein MARSRSLTIAAAALLSLTAFAAPVFAQSAPSSSTWSQEDTVRIIQEVQKKISSLPDYDVFDWITFGIHGKTLVLNGYASRPTLKDEAGRVVKGIPGISSVENNIEVLPYSPNDDRVRAAVYNRIYTSPTLRRYNANQGDLGRAIGPGAGIALAAGGITANPPVGYHAIHIIVKNGNVILYGVVANQSDAAVAGMQANSAPGAFGITNNIMVEGAPSKAK; encoded by the coding sequence ATGGCACGTTCCAGATCTCTGACCATCGCAGCCGCCGCACTTCTCAGCCTCACTGCCTTCGCCGCTCCAGTCTTCGCCCAGAGCGCCCCCTCCAGCTCCACCTGGTCCCAGGAAGACACCGTCCGCATCATTCAAGAAGTCCAGAAGAAGATCAGCAGTCTCCCCGACTACGACGTCTTCGACTGGATCACCTTCGGCATCCACGGCAAAACCCTCGTCCTCAACGGTTACGCCTCCCGCCCAACTCTCAAGGATGAAGCCGGACGCGTCGTCAAAGGCATCCCCGGCATCTCTTCCGTCGAAAATAATATCGAGGTCCTTCCCTACTCGCCGAACGACGACCGTGTCCGCGCCGCCGTCTATAACCGCATCTACACCTCGCCCACGTTGCGCAGATACAACGCCAACCAAGGCGATCTTGGCCGCGCCATCGGTCCGGGCGCAGGTATCGCCCTGGCCGCCGGCGGCATCACCGCCAATCCGCCAGTCGGCTACCATGCCATCCACATCATCGTGAAGAACGGCAATGTCATCCTCTACGGCGTCGTCGCGAATCAAAGCGATGCAGCAGTCGCCGGAATGCAGGCCAACTCCGCTCCCGGCGCTTTCGGCATCACCAACAACATCATGGTCGAAGGTGCTCCATCCAAAGCCAAGTAG
- the rlmB gene encoding 23S rRNA (guanosine(2251)-2'-O)-methyltransferase RlmB has product MEVLYGLHPVEEAIRSGSRQLDHVSVARERRDDRLERLIQLCRSAGIRVSLEPRDQLTRIARTDAHQGVLAVVKERQFLGVEDLLKPKAEGQHRFFLALDGIEDPHNLGALLRTAEGAGVDGVILPERRSAPVTATVAKTSAGASEHVRIARVTNLVRALEQMKQKHVWVLGLDERGTPDYTDFDFKTDCVLVLGREGAGLHDLVKKTCDHLLRIPMAGQVSSLNVSVAGAVVMYEAMRQRRPPAEKPAKKPEEARKGLGS; this is encoded by the coding sequence ATGGAAGTTCTGTACGGCCTTCACCCAGTCGAAGAAGCCATCCGCTCCGGTTCGCGCCAGCTCGACCACGTCAGCGTAGCCCGCGAGCGCCGCGACGACCGTCTCGAGCGGCTCATCCAGCTTTGCCGCAGCGCAGGCATCCGCGTCTCGCTCGAACCCCGCGACCAGCTCACCCGGATCGCTCGCACCGACGCCCATCAAGGCGTCCTGGCAGTAGTTAAAGAGCGCCAATTTCTCGGCGTCGAAGACCTCCTGAAGCCCAAAGCGGAAGGCCAGCACCGTTTCTTCCTCGCCCTCGACGGCATTGAGGACCCTCACAATCTCGGGGCGCTTCTTCGCACCGCCGAAGGTGCCGGAGTTGATGGCGTCATCCTGCCCGAGCGCCGCTCCGCTCCAGTCACCGCCACCGTCGCCAAGACCTCCGCCGGTGCCTCCGAGCACGTACGCATCGCCCGGGTCACCAACCTCGTCCGAGCCCTGGAGCAGATGAAGCAAAAGCACGTCTGGGTCCTCGGCCTCGACGAGCGAGGAACGCCCGACTATACCGACTTCGACTTCAAGACCGATTGCGTCCTCGTCCTCGGCCGCGAAGGCGCCGGTCTGCACGACCTGGTCAAAAAGACCTGCGACCATCTCCTGCGCATCCCGATGGCCGGTCAGGTCTCGTCCCTGAACGTCTCCGTAGCGGGGGCGGTCGTGATGTACGAAGCCATGCGCCAAAGGCGACCGCCAGCAGAAAAGCCTGCAAAGAAGCCAGAGGAAGCCCGCAAGGGATTAGGATCCTGA